The genomic stretch ACTGCGTGGCTGTGTGCCCCAAAAGCATTCCGTTAACACGCTCTATCGCCCGCGCCGGCCGGGCCACCACGGTGTACGCCATCAAAAAGTTATTTGATTTTTGACGGCAGCGTGCCGCGTTTGTTTTCTCCACAAGCACAGCTTTTTGCCGTTCACTGCTTGACCTTGGCGTCTTCTAATAGCTTGGCAGCGGCTTTGCGGACGTCTTCGGAGGGATCGTCGGCAGCGGCCTTTTCAACCAATTGCCTGGCTTGGGGAAACGACGGGCGTGCCTCCCACACGTTATTGAGCAATTCGACGCGGACCTCCGGATCGGCATCTTTGGCCAGGGCCGAGGCTTGAACGGCGAGGTTGGCCGCGGATTTTTCGCGGAAGCGAAAGGCGCGGACGGCTTCCAAGCGGGCCGTTGCTTGCGGATCGTCCAGCAGAACTTTCGTCAGCAGCGGATCGACTTGGGGCGAATCGATCCAGCGCATGGCCCAGGCGGCCGCGCCGCGGAGCTGGGGATCGGGGTTTGCCAGGTAGTTTTGCAACGTGGGCAAGGCCTCGGTCGATCCGGCGTTGCCCAGGGCCAGCAGCAGTTCCCAGGCATCGGCGGGATTGGCCTGGTTCAATTCCTGGAGAATGCGGTCGACGATTTTTGCGGCCCGGGAGGGAGAATCGTCGGCCACGTTGCGGGCCGCGCTGCCCAGGGCCAGCCGGGCGGTGGAAGTGACAGCTTTGTCGAACATTCCGAAGGCGAGCCATTGCAAAGCTTCCACCGTTTCGGGCGTGGGTGATTCGACGTAGCCGAGGGCGGGAATTAACACGCGATTGGCATTGATCTCGGAAGACCTGGCAAGAATGGCTGTGCACAGCGCTGCCTGCGCCTGAGGGTTTCCGGCCGCCTGCAGCGCATCGCTCAAGATTTGCATGCGCAAGCCGCCGGTTTTGGCGTCGGTTAGCAGTTGGCCTAACTGGGCGCACGCTTCCGGATGAACATATGCCAGGGCTTTGAATTTAAGAAAGAGCTGCATGATTTCGTTTTCCTGGGGCGGGGCAGCTTCCGCCGCAGCCAAGGCGGCCAGCAGGGAATCTAGAGTATCGGCACCCAGTGCCTGTCGCTGAATGTTCTGCTCGGCCTGCTGTTGAGGCGTAGGATCGTACAGGGGAATGGCCCGGACCGAATTCCTTAAATCGGCGTAGGCCGATTGGAGCCGTTCCAACTGATCTGGCGTGGCTTCCTGCTTGCGGAGCAGGCTGACATCCAACTGTAGAGTTCCGTGGCCTACCTCTTTGTTTTGGATCGTTACGGTTTGCGCTTCGGCCGCAGCCACACTAACCAAGTTGCCCTCGCCGTCCAAAGTATCAACGTATTCGCCTTGGGATTGAATTAAGGGAATTAACTGAATGGTTCGCGTTTTCTTGGCGGTCGTATCGGGCAAATACTGAGTTTTGGTTTTGTGAATTGTTCCATCCGACTGAACTTGATAGTGTGCCAGAAGCTTGCCGCTGGGGTCTTCTTCCTCGGCATCCCACTGGGTAACCGAATTGGCGCCCGGCAGCGGATTCACGACTTGCAAGCCTGCGAAGATTGCGCTAGCAATGCGTTGAATTAACGGGGTGGCGGCAGCGTTAAACCATACCGATTGCACTCGGCCGTGGGCATCGAGCAGGCAAAACATGGGAAGGGCCAGCCCCGATTGAATCTGTTTCGATTGTTCGGGCAGGTCCAGACCTTCGGCTTGGAAGTGAACCTGCGGATTAAGAAACTGGCAAGCTAAAACGACGCCGTTTCCATCGGCTTGGATCGCGGTGCATTCCAGGTTTGCCTGCAGCGCGGGCTGGAACAGGTGAGTGAGCCCTAGGGGTGAAACTTCTGACGCATCGGAAGACGTGGCGGAGGATGCCGAAAATAAACTGGACACGTTGGAAAATGACGTGGAATTAAAATCGACGTGATACGTCAGTTGTTGGCCGGGGGTAAACTGAATGCCTGTAGGGCGGGCGTCGCTGAAGCGGTGATTGAAGTGCCGACCAACCTGGATGCCGGCGACAGCCGCCACGACGAAGAGCGCTAGTGAAAACAGAATCGTCTTGAAGCGGGCGCGCCGCGGTTGCAGGTTTGACTTGGATTGCGCTATCGGCATCGTTGGGTGTGGTAGATCGCGTTTTCACGACCATGTGGCGCGGCCCGGGCGCGCCGGCGTCCGCAGCCGCTGGGGATCCCGTCGCGCCGGGACCACTACATCCGCTTCAAGTTCGTGGAATGCGCTCTAGAAAAAAACCGCTTGCGGCGCGAGGCCGCAAGCGGAGATTTTGGTCGATCACATAGGTTTATGATGCCGGCAATTATAGCGGGCAACATTGATGACGTTTACCGTCCTGGATTTGCTTCGACGGTGGAAATCGGCTTCAAATAGACTTTATCATTGCCTTCAACGGGAGTGTATACCGCGACGATGCCGGTGAAATTGAAGATATCTTCGTCCACTTCTCCACCGAAAGCGCTGGCAAATGCATAAATATCACCGGACAGCGCGGTAAGCCGGTCTTCCGAAGTGACGGAATAACTGACAAACGTTCCGGTGGAGTCCGTACCCTGGTTGGTATTGCCGTATAAGATGAGGTTGTTGTGGATCATGGTGAATTCGCCTTTTACGCCGCACTCAACGCCGTCGTCGCCGCCGATTCCGACGGCCGCTTCTCCGTAAACGGTGCCGGTCACGTCGGGAATGATGTAACCCTGCGTTGTTCCGGGCAAGTCGGCAAGAAAATAAGGCATTGAGATGCCGCCCTTGACGCCCAGCGTAACATCAACACTGAAAATAAAGACTGGGATGGTCATCGAAAACTTCCAGGTGTCTGGCAAAGACTTTGTGTAGGTGGAGTTTTCGCGGATGCTGACCTGTTGGCTCTGGTTAAAAACAACTTCGTCAGTGCCCAGGACGGTAACCTTAAGATTGGCCGACAAATTTCCGGAGTGGGGAGCCGCCAGCGAAGCGGTAGCCACGGCCAAATCTTTACTGGACCCTAAAGCCCAACCGGTGACTTTGGAGACACCGGAAAGGCTGGCGCTATTGGCGTCACCGGAGAAGGTCATTGAAGCAGTGAAATCGGCAGCGACGTAGGAGGTGTCGCCAAAGGTGGGAGAACTATACGACTTTGTGGTTGTATAGGGCCCCAAGGCTCTGCCGATTGCGCCGACACCTACGGCGCCTGGCGGAATTTTGACAATCTTAGCACTCTTTTGGCCAGCGCCGCTTTCGGCAGTTGCTCCTTCGCCGCCTTTAGCTCCTTTAGCACCCTGCTGAGTGGTAGCACCTTCGGCGGTGGTTCCCTTGGCACCTTTCGCACCCTTGGCGCCTTCCTGGGCCTGCGTTGTAGTGGCTGGTTTTGCCTTGGCGGCACTTAGTTCTGTATTAAATTGTTGCTCGACCGAGGCCATGGTAGTCGACTTCGCCTTGGCGGTGACCGCCGGTAAAGACTTCGCACTGGCGGCTTGCTGGGTGAACAAGGTTTTGTTTGCCGACAGCTCTCCCACCTTAAACGTCTTATTCGTGGACCGCAGCGTGTAGCCCAGGGCGTTTAGTTTTTGCTCAAAGGCATTCATCTGCTCCAAATACTGCGTAGCGGTCGCGGGCTTACCATTGGGTAAGGTGAAGGTGGTCGCAGCGGTGGCGGGTTGGCCGTTTTTATCTTTTAGCTCCGTCAGCGTGAAAGCCCTGAAGGGGATGGCGGTCTTTTGAACCGGAACAAACTTAGTTGGACTAATCGAAATTTTGATCGGCGCGGCGCCTGTTGCTTTACCAGCGGCCTGGCCTTTCGTTACCGGCGCTGTGGCCTTGTTTTGCTGCTGTGCCACGACGGCGGAAATCATAAATACGACAAGCGCGGTAGCGCCAATCATCAAATGCAACGGTCTGGGGTTCCCCGATTTCATAATTGTGACCTTTTAGATAGAAGAAGAAAGCATTTGGCAGAGCACGTGAATTACGTAGAACAAAGCATTCGGGTAGATTGCGGAAAGAAGTCCTGAATCATGGACGGATTAAGTATTGATTGTCAAGTACCCATTTCATGGCGACGGGCCCATTCCGCAGCAGTAGCAGTAGTAATAGTAGTAGCACCGGAGGGGTGAAAGTGCTGTTGATTGGACCATGTGCCCGGGTATCAGTTTGGAGGCGGACTTGGCGCACCGGCCGGAACTCCTGAGGGATTGCTGCCGGTTGCTGAACCCGTCGAGTTTGTCGTGGTGGGCGCCGAGCCGGAGGATGATGTTCCGGCTGGGGGCGCGGTGGTTCCTCCTGATGCATCTGTCGGTGCGGATCCCGTGGGCGCCGAGCCGGCTGGCGGAGAGCCGGAGGTTGCAGTTGTTCCGCCCGAGGCGTCTGTCGGCGGAGTTCCAGCAGGTGCTGCGGAGCCAGCGGGAGTTGAGCCGGGCTGCGTTGAATCTGTCGGCGCTGCCGCGGTGGTTGTGCCCGTCGTCGCTCCAGCCGTTGTTCCTGCGGCTGTGGAATCGGTGGTTGTACCAGCCGTCGTTGTGCCAGCTTGTGCGTCAGTAGTGGTGGTTGAACCCGCCGCGGTGGTTCCGGCGGTGGTTGCCGCGGCTGCGGCTGCTGCGGCGTCACGGTGAATGGTCGAATCGTAAATCTTCTGGCCGTTTTGCGTCGTGAAGAAACCTTGCTGATCTTCGTAATACGGTCCCTTGGCGCCGTTCAGGTTGACGCAGGTGGTGTTGGGGTCGTAGTTGCACCATTGTCCGCCACGGTTGTAGCACCAATGACCTGTGGCGGTCCAAAACCACCATTCGTTGCCAACTTTTTGATAGCGCCAGCCCACGCCTTTGTCGCCGGCGTGTTTTGCCTCGTCCAAGGCGCCGATTCCGTTTTTATCAAAATTCTTGTCGCCGAGTTTCACACGGGCCGGCAAACTCGCTGCACTGCCGCTTTGTTTGTTGAGAGAGCTTCCGATCGGCCCTCCGTTTTTAGCCGGTTGGTTTTGGTTTTGATTACCGAACAGGTTTTTATTGGCGCCGGATGAATTTTGATTGCCGGTCGCGCCACTGTTCTGGGGTTGGCCTGATTGCCCTTGATTGTTTTGGCCCGCATTGCTTTGGCCCGCATTGCCTTGGCCTGATGTATTTCCGCCGCCGTTGTTCTTTTTAGATTTCTCTTCGCCAGCGCCGAATAACGCGCTGGTGGCCACAGCGAGAGCTAGTATGACTGTCGTCGAAATGATTAACGCTTTCATCAGATTGACACTCCAGGTTGAGTTGGCGTGGCGGGCGCGAAGGGTTTTGTGTTAATGGGGGACGAAGTTGAAATCCAAGGACTGCATGTTCCACACGATAGGTCGCCAACGTCTCAATTGCAAGCGCGTGAAACTTTAATGCGACAAAGACGGAAGGGCCTTTTGCAAAAACAATGCCACCCGGATGATTTGATCACCCCGGCGGTTGAGCAGGCCCTAATTGATCGGTGCAATTCCGATTGATGCGTCGCCCGTAGGACGGTTGCG from Pirellulales bacterium encodes the following:
- a CDS encoding HEAT repeat domain-containing protein → MPIAQSKSNLQPRRARFKTILFSLALFVVAAVAGIQVGRHFNHRFSDARPTGIQFTPGQQLTYHVDFNSTSFSNVSSLFSASSATSSDASEVSPLGLTHLFQPALQANLECTAIQADGNGVVLACQFLNPQVHFQAEGLDLPEQSKQIQSGLALPMFCLLDAHGRVQSVWFNAAATPLIQRIASAIFAGLQVVNPLPGANSVTQWDAEEEDPSGKLLAHYQVQSDGTIHKTKTQYLPDTTAKKTRTIQLIPLIQSQGEYVDTLDGEGNLVSVAAAEAQTVTIQNKEVGHGTLQLDVSLLRKQEATPDQLERLQSAYADLRNSVRAIPLYDPTPQQQAEQNIQRQALGADTLDSLLAALAAAEAAPPQENEIMQLFLKFKALAYVHPEACAQLGQLLTDAKTGGLRMQILSDALQAAGNPQAQAALCTAILARSSEINANRVLIPALGYVESPTPETVEALQWLAFGMFDKAVTSTARLALGSAARNVADDSPSRAAKIVDRILQELNQANPADAWELLLALGNAGSTEALPTLQNYLANPDPQLRGAAAWAMRWIDSPQVDPLLTKVLLDDPQATARLEAVRAFRFREKSAANLAVQASALAKDADPEVRVELLNNVWEARPSFPQARQLVEKAAADDPSEDVRKAAAKLLEDAKVKQ